From Natronocella acetinitrilica:
CTGGCTTCTCCCTACCAGTTGAACCCCGGCGACTACAATCCGCTGGTGCAGTTACTGGAGAAGTTCATCGACTTCGATGCGCTGCGACATCGGCACGCGCCGCCCCTGTTCATCGCCCTCACCAACGTGCGTAGCGGCCGGCTCGTCCTGCACAGGAATCAGGACCTGCGGCCGCGGTCCCTGCTCGCCTCCGCCTGCCTGCCGTTGCTGTTCCAGGCGATAGAGATCGACGGGGAGCACTACTGGGACGGCGGCTACACCGGTAATCCACCGCTGTTCCCGTTGCTGCTGGAAACCCCGGCCAATGATCTGCTGGTGGTGCAACTCGCACCCGACCGCCATGAAGCCGTACCCACCCAGGTTTCCGGGATTGTGGATCGCGCCAACGAAATCGCCTTTCAGTCGACACTCACCCGGGAGCTGCAGATCCTCGCGGGACTGCGGCGCGCGGGCCGGCTGCGGGGAGGCAGCGGCATTTTCCTGCACCGCATCAGCGCCGACGAGGATGTGGCGGGACTTGGCGGCACCAGCCGGATCAATGCCGACCGGGCCTTCCTTGAACACCTTCGGGACCAGGGCCGGCAGCGGGCCGATGAGTGGCTGTCGTCACAAGGCGGCCATATCGGCGGAACACCAACCACGCGTCTGGACGATTTTCTGGTGTGACTGCCGGCGGCGCAGGGCTATTGCCATGCTCGCGATGGTGACAAGGGCGCAGCGCTTCCATAAGCTTTGCCGTGCTCGCGCCGGCAAGGCTGGCGCGGCCGACGAATCACCATTGGGGAGCGAGACAGTTCATGGCAGGTCACAGCAAATGGGCCAACATCCAGCATCGCAAGAAGGCGCAGGATGCCAAGCGCGGCAAGATCTTCACCCGCATGATCCGGGAGATCGCTGTCGCCGCGCGCATGGGTGATCCGGACCCGGCCAGCAACCCGCGTCTGCGCCTGGCGGTTGACCGCGCGCTGTCGGTCAACATGCCCAAGGACAACATCGAGCGCGCCATCAAGCGCGCCTCCGGCCAGGACGACTCGGCCATTTACGAGGAAATTCGCTACGAGGGGTATGGCCCGAATGGCGTGGCGGTGATGGTCGACTGCATGACCGACAACCGCAACCGCACCGTGGCAGAGGTGCGCCATGCCTTCTCGAAGTTTGGCGGCAACCTGGGCACCGACGGCTCGGTGGGGTTCCTGTTCTCCAAGGCCGGTGTGATCACGTTTCCGCCGGACACCGAGGAGGATGCCGTCATGGAAGCGGCCCTGGAGGCCGGCGCGGAGGATATCCTCACCAACGAGGATGGATCCATCGAAGTACTCACCAGCCCGGACGAATTCATGGCCGTGCGCGATGCCCTGCAGGCCTCTGGCCTTGAGCCCGCAGACGCCGAAGTCACCCAGCGCCCGGCAACCACGGTGGCCGTGTCCGGCGACCAGGCGGCAACGATGATCAAGATGCTCGACATGCTGGAAGACCTGGACGATGTGCAGAACGTCTATCACAACGCCGACATCGATCAGGATGCCTACGATGCCTGAGTCGGGAGGCCCGGTGCATGAGCCGCATACTCGGCATTGACCCCGGCTCCAGGGTGACCGGCTTCGGCATCGTGGAAAGTGCCGGCCGGGGGTTTCGCTATGTCACCAGTGGCGTGATACGCACGGCGTCGGCCACGTTCCCGGAGCGGCTGCGGATCATATTCGAGGATCTCACCGCCCTGATCCATGAGCACCAGCCAGAAGCGCTGTCGGTGGAGCAGGTACACGTTCGCCATAATGTTTCATCGGCGCTGAAGCTCGGTCAGGCCCGGGGCGCGGCCATCTGTGCCGGTGCGGTGCTGGGCCTGCCGGTGCACGAATACACACCGGCGGAAGCCAAGCAGGCACTGGTGGGCCAGGGTTCGGCGGACAAGCAGCAGGTCCAGATGATGGTGCGCCTGCTGCTGGAGCTGCCCACGGCGCCGCCGGAGGACGCCGCCGACGCCCTGGCAATGGCCCTGTGCCATCTGCACCAGAGCCCTTTCAGTCGCCGGGTCGCCCAGGCCACGGCAAAACAATGGAAGTGAACCCTTCACCATGATCGGACGCCTGCAGGGACATCTCGCCGAGAAACAGCCGCCCGCGCTACTGCTTGACGTGGCCGGTGTGGGTTACGAGATAGAAGCGCCCATGTCCACCTTCTACGCGCTGCCAGCCGTGGGCGAGCCGGTGACTCTCTACACCCACCTGTCCATCAAGGATGACGCCCACAACCTGTACGGTTTTCTGACCCGGCTGGAACGCAGCCTGTTCCGCAGCCTGATCCGGGTCAACGGTGTGGGCCCGAAACTGGCGCTGACCCTGCTCTCGGGCATGAGCGTGGACGAGTTGATCCACTGCATCCAGCAACAGGATGCCGACAGCCTGACCCGCCTGCCGGGGGTGGGCAAGAAGACCGCACAGCGGCTGGTGATCGAACTGAAGGACGGTTTGAACAACCTCGGTGGCGGCGGCGCCCTGCCAGGCGTTGGCGGCAAGGCCCGGACGGCCCCCGCGGGCGACGCCAGCAGTGACGCCATTGCCGCCCTCGTGGCCCTGGGTTATCGCCCCGCGGAAGCGAGCAAGCTGGTCTCACGGGTGGATGCCACGGACCTGCCCAGCGAGGAAATCATCCGACTGGCCCTGCAGAACACGGTAAGATGATCGACGGCACACAGGCCAATCGAACAGCGCCACTGCGAGTTGCTCCATGATCGAACCGGATCGCCTGGTTACCGTTTCCGCCAACGCCGATGACGAAGCCATCGAGAAGGCGCTGCGTCCGCGCCGACTGGCCGACTACGTGGGCCAGCCGGCCATGCGCGAACAAATGGAGATCTTCATCCAGGCTGCCCGCAATCGTGACGAGGCGCTGGATCATTTGCTGATCTTCGGCCCGCCAGGTCTTGGCAAGACCACACTGGCGCACATCGTCGCCAACGAAATGGGTGTGAGCCTGCGCCAGACTTCGGGGCCGGTGCTGGAGAAGGCGGGCGACCTTGCTGCCCTGCTCACCAACCTCGAACCCGGCGACGTGCTGTTCGTGGATGAGATCCATCGCCTCAGTGCACCGGTGGAAGAAGTGCTCTACCCGGCCATGGAAGACCAGAAAATCGACATCATGATCGGCGAGGGCCCCACGGCACGCTCCATCAAACTGGACCTCCCACCCTTCACCCTGGTGGGAGCCACCACACGGGCCGGGCTGCTGACCTCGCCGCTGCGGGCGCGCTTCGGCATCGTGCAGCGGCTGGAATACTACGGCGCCGATGACCTGGCCTACATCGTCACCCGGTCGGCGCAGTTGCTGAAACTCCCGCTTGAGGAGGCCGGCGCGAGGGAAATTGCTCGCCGTGCGCGGGGCACGCCGCGTATCGCCAATCGACTGCTGCGCCGGGTGCGGGATTTCGCCGAGGTCAAGGCAGACGGTCGTATCACCGCCGAGGTGGCCGACGCGGCCCTGCGCATGCTCTGCGTGGATGACAGCGGCTTCGACGAGCAGGATCGGCGCCTGCTGCTGACCATCATGGACAAGTTCGACGGCGGGCCGGTGGGGCTGGACAACCTGGCGGCGGCCATCGGTGAAGAGCGCGGCACCATCGAGGAGGTGCTGGAGCCCTACCTGATCCAGCAGGGCTTTATCATGCGCACCCCCCGCGGCCGCATGGCAACCGCCAATGCCTATACTCATTTCAACCGTCCGCCTCCGGGGCGTATCGTCACCGAGTCGCGGGATCTTTTCTCCGAGCAAAAGGATGGAACGCCGCACGGCTGATCCAGCCGTTTCTGCCGGGGACGTCGCTGTCACGGCCGGCAGCGTGAGCCCGCACGCATCCGGACGCCATGTATGACCCTGTACCAACCAAAATCCCTGGCGAAACTGATCCTCTACGGCTTCGCCTTCGTATCCCTGCCCCTGGTGCTGGCACTGGGCTATGCAGCGCTGCAGGTGGACCGTCTGGCCCATCAGTCACAGACCGCCGTCTATCAGGCGGTGCAGGCCATCACCAACAGCCGGCAACTCATCGACCTGCTCACCGACATGGAGCGCAGCGGGCGGCAATACCTGATCCTGGGTGACAGCGAGTTGCTGGACGCCTTCGAGCAGGTCAATGGCGATTTCATGACCACCGCCCAGCGGCTGCAGCGCCTGCCGCTGGACAGCGATCACCTGGACAGTGTCGATGCCCTGATCGCCCGGCAGGAGCAGGTTGCCGAGGCCATCCGCGAAAACGACGAAGCCCTGGATCAACCGGCGGTCGCCGCCGCCTTCCTCGACCTGAACGAGCTTGCCCAGCAGGTGCTATCCGGCAGCAACAGGATGGTGGACCGGGAGGTGAGCATTCTGCGCGAAACCGCGGGGACGGCCCGCACCCTGCTCTTTGCACTGGGGCTGGGGCTGGTATTGCTGACCATCAGCTCCGCCACGCTGTTCACGTTCCTGATCTCCCGCCCGGTTCGCCAGCTGGACCGGGCGATTCGCCGACTCGGCGACGGCCGCTTCGACACCCCCGTGCAGGTCCGGGGCCCGGAGGATCTGGAGTATCTCGGCGTGAGACTGGACTGGTTGCGTCAGCGACTGATGGAACTGGAAGAGCAGAAGGGGCGTTTCCTGCGGCACATGTCCCATGAACTCAAGACCCCCTTGACCGCAATCCGCGAGGGTGCGGAGCTGCTGCAGGACCAGGCGGTGGGCGACCTCACGGCAGAGCAGCACGAGGTGGTCAGCATACTCCAGCACAACACCGTGGCCTTGCAGCGGCTCATTGAAGATCTGCTACGGTTCAGTACGGCACCGGAAGATTCCGGAGATCTCCAACTCTCCGGCATCCGGCTGCCGACACTGATCGATGAGGTGGCGCGCAACCATAAGCCGGTGATCATGTCCAAGAGCCTGCGGCTGGATCTGGCGGTTCAGGACATCCATTTCCAGGGCGACCTGGAGCGGTTGCGCACCCTGGTCGACAACCTCCTGTCCAACGCGGTGAAGTTCTCGCCCCGCGGCGGCACAATCAGGATCGAGGGACACTGGGAGGGAGACGCGGTGATCATGGAAGTCGCCGACCAAGGTCCGGGCATCCCGCTGGAGGAGCGCGAATCGGTGTTCGACGCATTCTTCCAGGGGCGTCACAAGGCCGAGGGTTACGTCAAGGGCTCCGGCCTGGGCCTGTCCATTGCCCGTGGGCATGTCGAGGCCCATGGGGGTAGTATTTCGGTCAGCGGCAATGGCAGCCACGGTACGTGCATCCGCGTGACCCTCCCTCGCCATCAGCCCGCCATGGTCACCATGATCCGGGAAGACAGCAGAGCCACCTCATGATCAAGCTCCATCGTTTCGTCCTGCTCGCAGCTCTGAGCATCACCCTCGCCGGCTGTGCAAGCCTTGGCGAGAGTATGTGCGAGCTTCTCGAGTGCCCTGCGCCGGAGCCGTCTCCAGTTGACGACAGTTTTCAGCCCGCACCGGACTGGCTGGCCGACTTCAGCGCAGACATGCGCGCATCCGATCAGGAACGCGTCGATCGTTACGGGAGCCTGCGACCGCGCCTGGCCGAGGACCGATGCAACGGTCTCACCGTGCGGGTTGCCGCGCTGCACATGACTTTGCCGGAACCCCCGCAGGACGACATGCAGCCGGTTCGCCGTTCGCTGGAGCAGTGTGAGCAGGACCCACGGGACCAGGACATACAGGCGCTGGCACGGCTATTGCTACAGGGACTGGACGAGCGTAGGGGCAGCCAGGAGACCCAGGCCGCCATGCGCGAGCAACTGACACGGGAACAGTCGCGCAACGCCGCGCTGGAAGAGCAGATCGAAGCCCTTAGAGCCATCGATCAGAGCATCCGCGAGCGTAGCCGCTGAGAACGCCACCACCGGAGGCCCCATGAAGCGCAATGTCCTGCTGGTCGACGACGATCCTGGTTTGCTGAGGCTGTTGTCCATTCGCCTGAAGTCGGCTGGCTACTCGGTCAATACGGCACCCAGTGGAGAGCGGGCCCTGGCCGTGCTGGCCGCCCAGCGGCCGGATGTCATCATCACCGATCTGCGCATGGACGGCATGGACGGGCTTGCCCTGTTCGATGCCGTGCACCGTGAGCACCCAACTCTGCCGGTCATTATTCTTACCGCCCACGGCTCCATACCCGAAGCGGTGGAAGCCACCCGAAACGGTGTGTTCAGCTTCCTGACCAAGCCCTTCCAGAGCCAGAAGCTGCTGGAGCAGGTTGCTGCGGCCATGCAGCTTTCCGGCGGCGCCGATAACGACGGCCAGGATGATACCTGGGCCGACGGCATCGTCACCCGCAGTGCCACGATGAAGGACATGCTGAGCAAGGCGCGCATGGTGGCGGATTCCGACGCCAGCGTCTTCATCAGCGGCGACAGCGGTACCGGCAAGGAGCTGCTTGCCCGCGCGGTTCATCGCGCCAGCCGCCGCCACGACAAGCCCTTCATCGCGGTGAACTGTGGCGCCATCCCCGAGCCGCTGCTGGAGTCGGAACTGTTCGGCCACCGTCGCGGCTCGTTCACGGGCGCCACCCAGGATCACACCGGGCTGTTCCAGGAGGCCAGTGGCGGCACGCTGTTCCTGGACGAGATCGGCGATATGCCGCTGGCGCTGCAGGTCAAGTTGCTGCGGGTGCTGCAGGATCAACAAGTTCGTCCGGTCGGCGCAACCCGGACCATACCCGTGGATGTCCGGATCATCTCCGCCACCCACCGCGACCTGGAGCAGGCCATGGCCGAGGGGGAGTTCCGTGAGGATCTCTACTACCGGCTAAACGTGGTGTCCCTGGAGTTGCCACAGCTCGCTGAGCGGCGGGAAGACATTCCGCTGCTGGCCAATCACTTTCTTGCCCAGTTGCGGGAGAAGTACGGCAAGCATGTCCGCGGCTTTGCGCCGGAGGCCATGGAACGCCTCGTCAGCGCGCCCTGGCCCGGCAACGTACGGCAGCTCTACAACGTGGTGGAGCAAACCCTGACCCTGGCCACCACGCCGGTTATCAATGACACGCTGGTGCAGAACGCGCTGCGTGACGAGCCGGGTACCATCATGCCTTTCGCGGACGCCAGGAAGCGATTCGAGAAGGACTACCTGGCCAAGCTGCTGCAGACCACTGGCGGGAACGTGAGCCAGGCGGCACGGCTTGCCAAGCGCAACCGTACGGAGTTCTACAAGCTGCTGCACCGCCACCATATCGATCCGTCGTTGTTCAAAGCGACCAGCCGTCAGTAGGCCACGCTCCAGCCCTGTCTCAAGAAGGAGACAGGGCTGGATGCAGCAGTGACGCCATTATTCGCCAAACCCCGCCCAGCCCCGTCGCCAATCGGCGACAGTGCTTAAAGAGAATTTATTTTAGGTACTTGCCGTAAGTTCTCGATAGGCTTTACATTAAGCACGGTTACAAGGTGGCGTCGATCACACGGGATCCATGACGAGTTTTCACTGGCCGATACGGGTTTACTACGAGGACACGGACAGTGGTGGCATGGTCTATCACGCCAATTACCTGCGCTTCATGGAACGTGCACGCACCGAATGGCTACGCAGCCTGGGGTTCGAGCAGGACGCATTGCGCCGGGAACCCGGGGTGCTTTTCGTCGTCCACTCCATGGATATCCGCTTCCGCAGGCCGGCGCGTTTCAACGCCTGCCTCAACGTGGTGAGTTCTTTGCTGAAGCGGCGCCGGGCAAGTCTGACCTTCGATCAGCGCATTCATGACGAAAATGACCAAGCGATCTGCGAAGCCACGGTAACGGTGGCCTGCATCGACGCCAATACGGAACTGCCGACGGCCCTGCCTGACGCGCTCATTGCGGAGTTCTCCCATGCAAGATGAAATGTCGATCATGCATCTGGTGCTGGAGGCCAGTCTGCTGGTCCAGCTGGTGATGCTGATCCTGGCACTGGCATCCATTGCGTCCTGGGCGCTGATCTTCCAGAAACGGGCCCAACTCCGCCGCGCCCAGGCGGATGCGGAAGATTTTGAAGACCGGTTCTGGTCCGGCGGCAATCTCGCCGAGATCTACGCCCGGATCGGCGGTAGCGAAGACAACCAGAGCGGCATGGAGCGCATCTTCCGGGCCGGGTTCCGCGAATTCTCCCGCATGCGCAAGCAGGGCTCACCGGTGGCGGCACAAGTCGAAGCCGCGCAGCGTGCCATGCGCATCACCCTGTCCCGGGAAGAGGATGATCTCGAATCGCGCATCCCGTTTCTTGCCACCGTCGGGTCGGTCAGCCCGTACATCGGGCTGTTCGGGACGGTGTGGGGGATCATGAATTCCTTCCGCGCACTGGGCGCCCAGCAGCAGGCGACGCTGGCAACCGTGGCTCCGGGTATCGCCGAAGCGCTGATCGCCACGGCACTGGGCCTGTTTGCGGCCATCCCGGCGGTCATCGGCTACAACCGTTATGCCAACCAGGTGGAGCGGATGTGCGGCCGATACGACACCTTCATGGAGGAATTCGTCAGCATCCTCCAGCGACATGCCCACTCCACAGCATCCGCCGGCAGCGCGACCGGTGACCGCTAGCAACGTGGGCGCGACGCCGAAGAGGTGGCGATGAGAAAGCAGCGCGGCGCACGCCGCAAGCCGATGTCCGAAATCAACGTGGTGCCCTACATCGACGTGATGCTGGTGCTGTTGGTGATTTTCATGGTCACCGCCCCCCTGCTCTATCACGGCGTTGATGTGGATCTGCCGGAGATTACCTCGGAGCCCATCGACCAGAGCGACATCGATCCGGTAGTGGTCACCGTCACCGGTGATGGCGAATACACGGTGAGTATCGGCATCGACCCCGATGAACCAGTGACACCGGATGAGTTGATGGATCTTGTCGCCCGGGTCATGCGGAACAACCCGCAGACCCCGGTGATGGTGCGCGGCGACCGCAACGTGGCCTACGGCCACGTGCTGACGGCCATGTCCTCCCTGCGAGGCGCCGGCGTGCCGCAAGTGGGGCTCATGACCCGGCCCCCGCAGGAGTAGACGGAATCATGCCTGTCTCCCGCCCCGGCCTGCGCGACAGCCGCTTTCTGCTGTACTCGCTGATCGTGCATGCGGTGGCCCTCGCCTTGCTGTTCGTCAACCTGTCCTCGCCCAGCGTCGCCGTGCAGCGGGAGGAACCACCGGAAGTGATCCACGCAGTGGCGCTGGATGAACAACAGGTCGTCCAGGACCTGGACGCCCGGCGGGAGGCGGTGGAACAGGCCCAGCGTGAGGAAGAGCGTCGCCAACAGGCCGCCGAAGAGGCCCGGCGCGAACAGGAGCGCCAGCAACAGCGTCAGGAACAGGAGCGCCGGGAAGCCGAGCAGCGGCAGCGCGAGCAGGCAGAGCAGGAGCAGCGCCGGCAGGCCGAAGCCGCGGAGCAACGTCGTCGTGAGGAACAGGCAGCGGCGGAACGCGAGCGTGAGCGCGAGGCAGAAGTGCGACGGCAGGCGGAGGAAGAGGAACGCCGTCGTGCCGAGGCCGAAGCCGAGCGCCGCCGCCAGGAAGAAGCCGAGCGTCAGCGCCGTGAGGAAGAACGCCGGCGGGCGGAGGAAGAACAACGCCGCGCCGAGGAAGAGCGCCGCCGCCAGGAAGAGGCCGAACGCCAGCGCCGGGAGGAAGAAGCCCGCCAGCAACGGGAACGCGAAGAACAGCTGCAGCGTCAGGCCGAAGAAGAGCAACTGGCCCGGCAGGCCGAGCGGGCCCGGACGCGTTTCGTCTCGGTCTGGGCGGATCGGGTGCGCAATGCGTGGACGCGTCCGCCTGGTTCTGTCGACGGCCTGACCGCGGATGTCCGCGTGCGCTTGCAACCGTCCGGCGAGGTGGTCAGCATCGAAATCATACGCAGCAGCGGAGATGCCACCTTTGACCGCTCGGTGGAACAGGCAATTCGACGTGCCTCGCCGCTGCCGGTACCGGACAGCGCAGACGCGTTTCGCCGCGCCAACCTGGACAATGTCACCTTCAGATTCAACCCGGATGGATAAATCATGCCCAAAAGACTGGCCAAGCTGCTGACCGTCGCCCTGACGCTGGCATTGTGCCCGGTGGTGGCGAAAAGCGAACTGCTGATCGAAATCACCGGCGGCGCGGAAGCGGCGGTACCCATTGCCGTCGTGCCTTTCGGCTGGTCCGGCAGCGGCAGCCCGCCGCAGGACATCGGCGCCATCATCAGCAACAACCTGACCCGCAGCGGCCAGTTCGAGTTGCTGCCCCAGGAGGACTTCATCGAGCGCCCCACCCGCCGCGAGCAGATCAACTTCGGCAATTGGCGTGCCCTTGGCGTAGACCACCTGGTGATCGGCGAGGTGGAGCAGGACGGCGACCGCTATCGCGTCAGCTACCAGTTGCTGGATGTCTTCGCCGGCAGTTCCATGGCCGGCCGACGCTACAGCGCCGGCGTGGACGATCTGCGCACCGCTGCACACACCATCAGCGACGAGATCTACGAAGAGCTGCTGGGGCGCCCCGGCGCATTCAACACACGCATCGCCTACGTCGCCATCAGCGACGAGAGCGAGGGACGCCGTTGGCGGCTCGTGTTCGCCGATGCCGACGGCCACTACCCGGAGAGCATCCTCAGCTCCCGCGAGCCCATCATGTCGCCGTCCTGGTCGCCGGATGGGCAGCGGCTCGCCTATGTGTCGTTTGAAAGCCGCCGCTCGGAAATCTTCGTCCAGGAGATCGCCACCGGTGAGCGCGAGCGCGTGGCCAGTTTCGAGGGCATCAACAGTGCGCCCAGCTGGTCGCCGGATGGTCGCCGTCTGGCGGTGACCCGCTCCCGCGGCGGCCAGACGGACATTCACGTGCTGGACCTGTCCACTGGCGAAACCCGGCAGGTCACGGATCACTGGGCCATCGACACCGAGGCGGTGTGGACGCCGGATGGACGCCACCTGATATTCACATCCGACCGGGCCGGCGGCCCGCAGATCTACCGCGTGCGGGCCGATGGTGGGCAGGTCGAACGGCTGACCTTCGAGGGCAACTACAACGCCTCCCCCGCGCTGTCGCCGGACGGGCGACAGATAGCCATGGTGCACAGGAATCAGCGTGGCTACGTCATCGCCGTGCAGGATATCGACGGTCGGAACTTTCGCGTGCTGACCCGCGGCGAACAGGACGAAAGCCCCAGTTTCGCACCCAATGGCGCGCTGATCCTGTATGCCACCCGCGCCAATGGCCGCCACCTGCTTGGCACCGCATCGTTATTTGGCGACCGACGCCAGACCATGTCCACCGAAGGCCAGCGGATTCGCGAACCCGCATGGTCGCCCTGACACCACAACCCGATCGCGTACGGACCACCACACACCGGAGAAATGACGATGAAAAACACGGGCACTACACGCTGGATCATGATCGGCATGCTGGCGCTGTTCCTCACCGCCTGTGCCACGCTGGATGACGAAACCCGCGTCGAGGATCGCCCCGATAGCGATCTGACCGAAGAGGAAAT
This genomic window contains:
- the tolR gene encoding protein TolR, which encodes MRKQRGARRKPMSEINVVPYIDVMLVLLVIFMVTAPLLYHGVDVDLPEITSEPIDQSDIDPVVVTVTGDGEYTVSIGIDPDEPVTPDELMDLVARVMRNNPQTPVMVRGDRNVAYGHVLTAMSSLRGAGVPQVGLMTRPPQE
- the ybgC gene encoding tol-pal system-associated acyl-CoA thioesterase, translated to MTSFHWPIRVYYEDTDSGGMVYHANYLRFMERARTEWLRSLGFEQDALRREPGVLFVVHSMDIRFRRPARFNACLNVVSSLLKRRRASLTFDQRIHDENDQAICEATVTVACIDANTELPTALPDALIAEFSHAR
- the tolA gene encoding cell envelope integrity protein TolA, giving the protein MPVSRPGLRDSRFLLYSLIVHAVALALLFVNLSSPSVAVQREEPPEVIHAVALDEQQVVQDLDARREAVEQAQREEERRQQAAEEARREQERQQQRQEQERREAEQRQREQAEQEQRRQAEAAEQRRREEQAAAEREREREAEVRRQAEEEERRRAEAEAERRRQEEAERQRREEERRRAEEEQRRAEEERRRQEEAERQRREEEARQQREREEQLQRQAEEEQLARQAERARTRFVSVWADRVRNAWTRPPGSVDGLTADVRVRLQPSGEVVSIEIIRSSGDATFDRSVEQAIRRASPLPVPDSADAFRRANLDNVTFRFNPDG
- a CDS encoding YebC/PmpR family DNA-binding transcriptional regulator; its protein translation is MAGHSKWANIQHRKKAQDAKRGKIFTRMIREIAVAARMGDPDPASNPRLRLAVDRALSVNMPKDNIERAIKRASGQDDSAIYEEIRYEGYGPNGVAVMVDCMTDNRNRTVAEVRHAFSKFGGNLGTDGSVGFLFSKAGVITFPPDTEEDAVMEAALEAGAEDILTNEDGSIEVLTSPDEFMAVRDALQASGLEPADAEVTQRPATTVAVSGDQAATMIKMLDMLEDLDDVQNVYHNADIDQDAYDA
- a CDS encoding patatin-like phospholipase family protein codes for the protein MRLTGLRRMGWGLARSLGRPSLALALQGGGSHGAFTWGVLDRLLETRVSILGISGASAGALNAAALACGLVQGGHDGARRTLEALWLGVAEQARSGPLQSTPLDHLLHGWNRDYSPGFVLLKNLSRLASPYQLNPGDYNPLVQLLEKFIDFDALRHRHAPPLFIALTNVRSGRLVLHRNQDLRPRSLLASACLPLLFQAIEIDGEHYWDGGYTGNPPLFPLLLETPANDLLVVQLAPDRHEAVPTQVSGIVDRANEIAFQSTLTRELQILAGLRRAGRLRGGSGIFLHRISADEDVAGLGGTSRINADRAFLEHLRDQGRQRADEWLSSQGGHIGGTPTTRLDDFLV
- the ruvB gene encoding Holliday junction branch migration DNA helicase RuvB; the encoded protein is MIEPDRLVTVSANADDEAIEKALRPRRLADYVGQPAMREQMEIFIQAARNRDEALDHLLIFGPPGLGKTTLAHIVANEMGVSLRQTSGPVLEKAGDLAALLTNLEPGDVLFVDEIHRLSAPVEEVLYPAMEDQKIDIMIGEGPTARSIKLDLPPFTLVGATTRAGLLTSPLRARFGIVQRLEYYGADDLAYIVTRSAQLLKLPLEEAGAREIARRARGTPRIANRLLRRVRDFAEVKADGRITAEVADAALRMLCVDDSGFDEQDRRLLLTIMDKFDGGPVGLDNLAAAIGEERGTIEEVLEPYLIQQGFIMRTPRGRMATANAYTHFNRPPPGRIVTESRDLFSEQKDGTPHG
- the tolB gene encoding Tol-Pal system beta propeller repeat protein TolB, with the translated sequence MPKRLAKLLTVALTLALCPVVAKSELLIEITGGAEAAVPIAVVPFGWSGSGSPPQDIGAIISNNLTRSGQFELLPQEDFIERPTRREQINFGNWRALGVDHLVIGEVEQDGDRYRVSYQLLDVFAGSSMAGRRYSAGVDDLRTAAHTISDEIYEELLGRPGAFNTRIAYVAISDESEGRRWRLVFADADGHYPESILSSREPIMSPSWSPDGQRLAYVSFESRRSEIFVQEIATGERERVASFEGINSAPSWSPDGRRLAVTRSRGGQTDIHVLDLSTGETRQVTDHWAIDTEAVWTPDGRHLIFTSDRAGGPQIYRVRADGGQVERLTFEGNYNASPALSPDGRQIAMVHRNQRGYVIAVQDIDGRNFRVLTRGEQDESPSFAPNGALILYATRANGRHLLGTASLFGDRRQTMSTEGQRIREPAWSP
- a CDS encoding sigma 54-interacting transcriptional regulator, with amino-acid sequence MKRNVLLVDDDPGLLRLLSIRLKSAGYSVNTAPSGERALAVLAAQRPDVIITDLRMDGMDGLALFDAVHREHPTLPVIILTAHGSIPEAVEATRNGVFSFLTKPFQSQKLLEQVAAAMQLSGGADNDGQDDTWADGIVTRSATMKDMLSKARMVADSDASVFISGDSGTGKELLARAVHRASRRHDKPFIAVNCGAIPEPLLESELFGHRRGSFTGATQDHTGLFQEASGGTLFLDEIGDMPLALQVKLLRVLQDQQVRPVGATRTIPVDVRIISATHRDLEQAMAEGEFREDLYYRLNVVSLELPQLAERREDIPLLANHFLAQLREKYGKHVRGFAPEAMERLVSAPWPGNVRQLYNVVEQTLTLATTPVINDTLVQNALRDEPGTIMPFADARKRFEKDYLAKLLQTTGGNVSQAARLAKRNRTEFYKLLHRHHIDPSLFKATSRQ
- the ruvA gene encoding Holliday junction branch migration protein RuvA, with protein sequence MIGRLQGHLAEKQPPALLLDVAGVGYEIEAPMSTFYALPAVGEPVTLYTHLSIKDDAHNLYGFLTRLERSLFRSLIRVNGVGPKLALTLLSGMSVDELIHCIQQQDADSLTRLPGVGKKTAQRLVIELKDGLNNLGGGGALPGVGGKARTAPAGDASSDAIAALVALGYRPAEASKLVSRVDATDLPSEEIIRLALQNTVR
- the ruvC gene encoding crossover junction endodeoxyribonuclease RuvC, which codes for MSRILGIDPGSRVTGFGIVESAGRGFRYVTSGVIRTASATFPERLRIIFEDLTALIHEHQPEALSVEQVHVRHNVSSALKLGQARGAAICAGAVLGLPVHEYTPAEAKQALVGQGSADKQQVQMMVRLLLELPTAPPEDAADALAMALCHLHQSPFSRRVAQATAKQWK
- a CDS encoding sensor histidine kinase; translated protein: MTLYQPKSLAKLILYGFAFVSLPLVLALGYAALQVDRLAHQSQTAVYQAVQAITNSRQLIDLLTDMERSGRQYLILGDSELLDAFEQVNGDFMTTAQRLQRLPLDSDHLDSVDALIARQEQVAEAIRENDEALDQPAVAAAFLDLNELAQQVLSGSNRMVDREVSILRETAGTARTLLFALGLGLVLLTISSATLFTFLISRPVRQLDRAIRRLGDGRFDTPVQVRGPEDLEYLGVRLDWLRQRLMELEEQKGRFLRHMSHELKTPLTAIREGAELLQDQAVGDLTAEQHEVVSILQHNTVALQRLIEDLLRFSTAPEDSGDLQLSGIRLPTLIDEVARNHKPVIMSKSLRLDLAVQDIHFQGDLERLRTLVDNLLSNAVKFSPRGGTIRIEGHWEGDAVIMEVADQGPGIPLEERESVFDAFFQGRHKAEGYVKGSGLGLSIARGHVEAHGGSISVSGNGSHGTCIRVTLPRHQPAMVTMIREDSRATS
- the tolQ gene encoding protein TolQ; the protein is MQDEMSIMHLVLEASLLVQLVMLILALASIASWALIFQKRAQLRRAQADAEDFEDRFWSGGNLAEIYARIGGSEDNQSGMERIFRAGFREFSRMRKQGSPVAAQVEAAQRAMRITLSREEDDLESRIPFLATVGSVSPYIGLFGTVWGIMNSFRALGAQQQATLATVAPGIAEALIATALGLFAAIPAVIGYNRYANQVERMCGRYDTFMEEFVSILQRHAHSTASAGSATGDR